DNA sequence from the Puntigrus tetrazona isolate hp1 chromosome 2, ASM1883169v1, whole genome shotgun sequence genome:
TTTTATATCCAAATAAACAATCTTTAGTTTCTCCCTTCCTGCGGATGCTCTTATACGACACTGATATTCCCACACCAACCCTCCCGCTCCACTTCACCTCCCAGTAActgcgtccacacacactctctctacacaacacctgagaCCAaacatcaaatctgtctggatgatcaggatacggcTGCTCTGTTTGAGTGTATGTAGCCACTCTTTTGCCCTCAGAGAGAAGAAGCCATATATATGAAGTGTTTGGATCCAGAGTTAACTGAAGGTAAtctgatgaaaatgaaaattttattatatagagctgcagagaagaagaaagtatgtaatgtgtaataaatCGTCTAATAATTGTACTGCACATagaatcaaaaagaaaatgttccaATACAAAACGTTTTGCGtgttgggtaggtttaggaaaGCGGAAGGAGAACAGTATAAAGTCCACTGTGCTTATGGAATGTTCTCATAAAACTATGAAACCagtctgtgttttgttgtgtgtgtgtgtgtgtgtgtgtgtgtgtgtgtgtgtgtgtgtgtgtgtatgtgtgtgtgtgtttttcaatgTTACTTACACTGTAGGAATTCCTCCCTTGTCCTGGGTTCATTGTTGGAAATAATTTCAGTGTATGttactacaaaaataaacacatgtagTTAATGTTGCTAAACACCTGTAATTCGTATTTCTAATTAGAAtaggtataattaataattttaatacttaCATGAAACAAGTATTGTATTCTTTTTACTACTCCGGTTTCTTAAAcactaaacaaaatatatatattctcctGTCACTGTACCTTTACCAAATAACCGCACTGTTTTCTCCTTACAGAACTCCTCCAGCATTACTTTCAAGTGAGAGACAGATTTTCTCACATCATCATAAGGGAGGACAGAGCTGACAGCAACTCCGGAacacctgtatatatatatatataacaaaactgGTATATTTTGAAAGATATGGTCAAATGGATCTAATAGATGGACTGCTATGTTAGCATCTCATATAATGGTTTTGTTATAATTCACTTACagtaaaatttgaaaataattctCTAGGCAAAAAACAATGCTTAGGACAACAGTCCTGCTACCTCTAAGAAAAAGATGTAATCATCTGTGTGTAGAAGCTGCTCCAGCTCTGCATCTCTCTTCCTCAGACCATAGATCTCTTGCTCTAGTTGCTTCAAGAATCCTTCGCCTCGATTCACTTCAGCctttttctgatttctgatCATCTTTATCACCTCAGAGCTGCTTCTTTTAACGGAACAGATCAGTTCATTGAAGATCCTCTCACTGTCCTTCACCGCAGCCTTTGCAGAGCGCTGTTAAAACACAACGGGTTTCAGAGGAACTGTAAAATGTGGTTCAACACCAACCAGGTCTGAGTCTCACCTTGTGAGTCGTAATAGCCTCTCTGAGCTCTTGAaacttcttctctctctcttggaTACTCTGCTGACATTTTTCTCGCATCTCTCCAACCTGATTCTGAGGcgtgtaaacattaaaaatcatcaATGATCGTCAATGCGGAAAGATCATTGGTTATCATTAGTTTGATATTTTCAAATACAGACTGCCTAACTGCAATCAACGTAGTTTACTTGAGCATACCTGTACTGCTTCAGCTGAAACAGTATCGTGATTTTTGTGCTCCTCCATCACACACGTCAAACAAACACATCGCTGGTCAGTTTGACAAAAAGCCTCCAGCAGTCGGTCGTGTTTAGAGCAGATCATCTCCTGTAGTCGTCCAGCATCGGCCAGTTTATGCCGCTTACTTGGATGGCATTCCTCATGGCAATCAAAGTGAGTTTGACAGTAAGTTTCCAGGCACACAAGACAGGACTTAATAGCTTTACGTTTCCTTCCGTCACAAACATCACACTCCACATCTCCAGGTTCAGCGTAACTGAGAGActgttcttttttcttcttcagtttcTCCACCATTTCAGCCAACATCACATTTATGTTCAAAGCAGGTCTTGGACTGAAGGTCTGTCTGCACTGAGGGCAGCTGTAGACTCCCTTCTGATCTTCTTGATTCCAGCAGTCTGTGATACAGTTCATGCAGTAGCTGTGTCCACAGGGGATGGTGCGACTACTCAAATTTGCCTGTGTTTTACTGTCAGTAAAGAACATCTACTAGTTGTCAGTCTCAGGCTGAAGCCAAGGCAGAATGATGGAGCGGTAAGAGACTTTTTGTGAGGAAAGATTATCAGTTAGGCTTATCTACAATTGAACTGACCTGAACCACTAAAATACTGGCTTCTGCCATTTCACTTAGCATATCTGAAACATTGCGACTTTGTGTTTGCACTCTCCATGTGTTCCTCTTGTGTGTTCATCTGATCCTTGTGTTCTGCTCCTTTCCCTTTTGCCGGATTGTTGCATGCATTCTTTGTTTTTGATTCATGCATTTCTTGCTTGTCTGTTTTTATGGGCATATATCTAtctttgttatatttatctttCCTCATCAGTAGCATTGTATTTAATTCCATGCCAGTTTAAGAATGTCCCTTTTTCCTGTAATTTTTCTTCAGTCTAGTTCCCctctttatttttgctttattttttttaaactcaatttttgtttcttttttattattattattattattattattgatttattttgatatatatatagaagaatCATAGAAGAATAAaccaaagaataaaatataaacttattGATTATGCTATTGTAGTTAAAATAGCCTAAATCACCACACAATAACGCCTTGTatttaaactactttttttttttttcattaaatgcatcaaaataatttgtggttttaatgcatgattttacattctttttctaaattaaaaactgGCACCCAGTATGAGGACTTGTACAATTGGTATAACTTGTATAATTATTGTACAACTGAACTTGTATAACTTGTATAATTATGTATGTAGGTATATAATTTTGTGTGTAGGAAGTGAAAATATGGAATGTGAATAATTTTAGTCAGGCTTGTGTCAAGCTCCGTTGAATCTATTCAGTAATGAACGTTTTGACTTCTTAATAACGtatcttattaaaataaacaaaaaaagtttttagaagCAGTTCTTCCATATATGTTCTTCGTTTGACAAACCCTTTTTTTGTGCACGTTTCAAAACAGGAAACGCTATTGAGAGAAACCACAAGGCTATGTGTTGTTAAGGAGTTGTCTGTATCGTATGTACGTGAAAGAACATGAAAGAAACCAGTATTTTAGTGGCTGAGGATCAGTTCAGCTGTCTGATCTGTCTGGATCTACTGAAGGATCCAGTGACCATCCCCTGTGGACACAGCTACTGCATGAACTGTATCACAGAGTGCTGGAATCAAGAAGATCAGAAGGGAGTTTACAGCTGCCCTCAGTGCAGACAGACCTTCAGTCCAAGACCTGCTTTAAACAAGAATGTGATTTTGGATGAAATGGTGGAAAGCCTGAGGAAGACAAGATCTGGTTTCAGTTATGCTGGACCTGGAGATGTTGAGTGTGATGTTTGTACTAGAAGGAAACGTAAAGCTGTAAAGTCTTGTCTGATGTGTCTAGAATCATACTGTCAAACTCACTTTGAGTGTCATGAGGAATCTCATACGAGGAAACGACACAAAGTGACCAATGCCACTGGACGAATCCAGGAGATCATCTGCCCCGAACATAACAGACTACTGGAGGTCTTTTGTCATTCTGACCAGAAGTGTATTTGTTTGATGTGTGTGATGAAGGAACACAAAGAACACGAAAATGTTTCAGCTGAAGCACAGAGGACAGAGAAACAGGTATGGACTGAAAAACCATATTAATAGGCTGTTGGTTTTTGCAGTTATTGTATCAAGCTGTTGGGTAGGCTAGTTAATGATATACCACACAAAAagataaccaaaaaaaaaacctaatatttACAACTATTTGTTCATCAGAAACAAGTTGAAGAGACAGTGATAATTATACAGAATAAACTTCAAGAGAGGCAAACAGAGCTTCAGAAGTTGAGAGAGTCTGTGCAGACACACAAGGTgagtataagaaaaaaataactgtccGACTGAACGGATTGACTGTAATGgggttttttgtgttttaaaagcgTTCTGCACAGGCAGCCGTGGAGGACAGCGAGAGGATCTTCACTGAACTCATCCACTGCGTGAAGAGAAGACGCTCTGAGATGACACAGATGATCAGAGATCGAGAAAAGACTGAAGTGAGTCGAGCTGAAGGACTCTTAGAGCAACTGAAGCAGGAGATCGATGATCTGAAGAAGAGAGATGCCGAGCTGGAGCAGCTTGTACGCACAGAAAACCACATCCGTTTCCTACAGGTTTGTGAAGATTTACAGTTTTATAGAGCTCGTACTGCAGATTCTTTAACTGG
Encoded proteins:
- the LOC122354999 gene encoding E3 ubiquitin/ISG15 ligase TRIM25-like, yielding MKETSILVAEDQFSCLICLDLLKDPVTIPCGHSYCMNCITECWNQEDQKGVYSCPQCRQTFSPRPALNKNVILDEMVESLRKTRSGFSYAGPGDVECDVCTRRKRKAVKSCLMCLESYCQTHFECHEESHTRKRHKVTNATGRIQEIICPEHNRLLEVFCHSDQKCICLMCVMKEHKEHENVSAEAQRTEKQKQVEETVIIIQNKLQERQTELQKLRESVQTHKRSAQAAVEDSERIFTELIHCVKRRRSEMTQMIRDREKTEVSRAEGLLEQLKQEIDDLKKRDAELEQLVRTENHIRFLQSFPFLSVPPASSDSTGVGSLLSYDDVRSSVSIIRTKFLNFCREGI